A single window of Myxococcales bacterium DNA harbors:
- a CDS encoding DUF2239 family protein, translated as MTSTYTAFAGARRIAAGTLEQVLPPLRRRFQADGGKAVLVFEDSSGAQIDFDLRGTLEEVLARAEQPEVRGPGRPKLGVSSREVSLLPRHWDWLEQQPQGISAALRRLVDQARSSEPGKARARQLRAAVSRFMTAMAGNRPGYEEALRALFRGEQSAFEAIVKKWPKDVRAFVLDVSREAARAEASDRAR; from the coding sequence ATGACCTCGACTTACACGGCCTTTGCCGGGGCGCGCCGCATTGCTGCTGGGACGCTCGAGCAGGTGCTCCCGCCCCTCCGGCGACGGTTCCAGGCGGACGGCGGCAAGGCCGTGCTGGTGTTCGAGGACTCGAGCGGCGCTCAGATCGATTTCGACCTCCGCGGCACACTCGAGGAGGTGCTCGCGCGGGCGGAGCAACCGGAGGTGCGTGGGCCTGGGCGCCCCAAGCTGGGAGTCTCGAGTCGGGAGGTTTCGCTCCTGCCGCGGCACTGGGACTGGCTCGAGCAACAGCCTCAGGGGATCTCCGCGGCGCTCCGTCGTCTGGTGGACCAGGCAAGGAGCTCCGAGCCTGGCAAGGCGCGCGCTCGGCAGCTGCGCGCGGCGGTCAGCCGCTTCATGACTGCCATGGCGGGCAATCGTCCGGGCTACGAGGAGGCTCTGCGCGCGCTGTTTCGCGGCGAACAATCGGCGTTCGAGGCGATCGTGAAGAAATGGCCGAAAGATGTGCGCGCCTTCGTGCTCGACGTGTCGCGCGAGGCGGCGCGCGCGGAAGCCAGTGACCGCGCGCGCTGA